Proteins encoded in a region of the Planococcus shixiaomingii genome:
- the acsA gene encoding acetate--CoA ligase: MKVEAIPAVQGNYLLHNYEETAANFDWSDIEKEFSWFETGKLNMAYEAIDRHADSDRKNKVALYYKDQNRSESYTFYEMKRMTNRAANLLKAHSNLEKGDRIFIFMPRSPELYFLMFGALKMGLIVGPLFEAFMEGAIYDRLDDSDAKAIITTPDLLPRVPHDRLPHLKTVFLVGENIEEDNKIIDVHKYLHSSSDQFDIEWLDKEDGLVLHYTSGSTGKPKGVLHAQYAMVQQYQTAKWVLDLNEQDIYWCTADPGWVTGTAYGVFAPWLTGTTTVILGGRFSPEGWYKAIEDFGVTVWYSAPTAFRMLMGAGDALVKEFNLSTLRHVLSVGEPLNPEVVRWGMQVFKKRIHDTWWMTETGAHMICNYPSMTIKPGSMGKPVPGITAAIVDDQGKELPPNQMGNLAIKKGWPSMMRQIWNNPSKYESYFMNDEWYVSGDSAYMDEEGYFWFQGRVDDVIMTSGERVGPFEVESTLLEHPAVAEAGVIGKPDPVRGEVIKAFVALNEGYEPSEELIQDIQQFVKKGLAAHAAPREIEFKDKLPKTRSGKIMRRVLKAWELDLPTGDLSTMED; encoded by the coding sequence ATGAAAGTGGAAGCCATACCAGCGGTACAAGGAAATTATTTATTACATAATTACGAAGAAACTGCTGCAAATTTTGACTGGTCTGATATTGAAAAAGAATTCAGTTGGTTTGAGACTGGCAAATTAAATATGGCGTACGAAGCCATTGACCGCCACGCAGATTCTGATCGAAAAAACAAAGTCGCTCTGTATTACAAAGACCAAAACAGAAGCGAGTCGTACACATTCTATGAAATGAAACGGATGACGAACCGGGCGGCAAACTTGTTGAAAGCGCATTCTAACTTGGAAAAAGGGGACCGTATTTTCATTTTCATGCCAAGATCACCGGAATTGTATTTCCTGATGTTTGGCGCTTTGAAAATGGGCTTGATCGTCGGACCTCTCTTTGAAGCATTCATGGAAGGGGCCATTTACGACCGCTTGGATGACAGCGATGCAAAAGCGATCATCACGACACCGGACTTGCTGCCGCGAGTTCCGCATGACCGGTTGCCGCATTTAAAAACGGTTTTCCTGGTGGGCGAGAATATTGAAGAAGACAACAAAATCATTGATGTCCATAAATACTTGCACTCCAGTTCAGATCAGTTTGACATCGAATGGCTCGATAAAGAAGATGGACTGGTACTGCATTATACTTCCGGTTCGACCGGCAAGCCTAAAGGTGTGCTTCATGCCCAGTATGCGATGGTTCAACAATACCAGACAGCCAAATGGGTACTCGATTTAAATGAACAGGATATCTATTGGTGCACAGCCGATCCAGGCTGGGTAACCGGTACAGCTTACGGTGTATTCGCTCCATGGCTGACAGGGACAACGACGGTTATTTTAGGAGGGCGCTTTTCACCCGAAGGCTGGTACAAAGCGATTGAAGATTTTGGTGTGACTGTCTGGTACAGTGCACCGACGGCTTTCCGCATGTTGATGGGAGCAGGCGACGCATTAGTGAAAGAGTTCAATTTGTCGACTCTTCGCCACGTGCTGTCTGTCGGGGAACCTTTAAATCCGGAAGTGGTCCGCTGGGGCATGCAAGTGTTCAAAAAGCGGATTCATGATACGTGGTGGATGACCGAAACTGGCGCCCACATGATTTGCAACTATCCGTCCATGACGATCAAACCGGGCTCGATGGGCAAACCGGTGCCAGGCATTACAGCTGCCATAGTCGATGATCAAGGAAAAGAACTTCCACCGAATCAAATGGGCAACTTGGCGATTAAAAAAGGGTGGCCATCCATGATGCGCCAAATTTGGAACAATCCATCGAAATACGAATCGTATTTCATGAACGACGAGTGGTACGTTTCCGGCGATTCAGCGTATATGGACGAAGAAGGATATTTCTGGTTCCAAGGACGCGTGGATGACGTCATCATGACTTCCGGGGAACGTGTGGGACCATTCGAAGTCGAAAGCACGTTGCTGGAACATCCCGCTGTAGCAGAAGCTGGCGTTATCGGAAAGCCAGATCCGGTGCGAGGAGAAGTTATTAAAGCATTTGTGGCTTTAAATGAAGGGTACGAGCCTTCTGAAGAGCTGATTCAGGACATTCAGCAGTTTGTTAAGAAAGGGCTAGCAGCACACGCAGCTCCGAGGGAAATCGAATTCAAAGATAAGTTGCCAAAAACAAGAAGCGGAAAAATCATGCGCCGCGTATTGAAAGCTTGGGAGTTGGATTTACCGACAGGTGACTTGTCCACAATGGAAGATTAA
- a CDS encoding GNAT family N-acetyltransferase produces MEHKKTYNVMELKTKHGPLVIEGPVPSRELKELDFHEDLIAFRPPEQQHKAITGIADLPEGRILIARDNNTIVGYVTYLYPDPLERWSQGKMENLIELGAIEVIPKFRGSGVGKALLKVSMMDDALEDFIVITTEYYWHWDLKGTGLNVWEYRKIMEKMMQAGGLEYYATDDPEISSHPANCLMAKIGSRVDPESVQKFDQLRFMNRYMY; encoded by the coding sequence ATGGAGCATAAAAAAACGTATAATGTAATGGAATTGAAGACGAAGCATGGCCCTCTCGTCATTGAAGGACCGGTTCCGTCCCGCGAATTGAAAGAACTTGATTTTCATGAAGATCTGATCGCTTTCCGGCCACCCGAACAGCAGCATAAAGCGATAACCGGAATTGCCGATTTGCCGGAAGGCCGCATCCTTATTGCGAGAGACAATAATACCATTGTCGGTTATGTTACATATTTATACCCCGATCCTCTTGAACGCTGGTCTCAAGGCAAAATGGAAAACCTGATTGAATTAGGTGCAATTGAAGTTATACCTAAATTCAGAGGAAGCGGTGTCGGCAAAGCCTTATTGAAAGTTTCAATGATGGACGACGCCTTGGAAGACTTTATCGTCATTACGACCGAATATTATTGGCACTGGGATTTAAAAGGCACCGGGTTGAACGTTTGGGAATACCGGAAAATCATGGAGAAAATGATGCAGGCTGGCGGCCTTGAATATTACGCCACCGATGACCCGGAAATCAGTTCGCACCCCGCAAACTGTTTGATGGCGAAAATCGGCAGCCGAGTCGATCCGGAGTCGGTCCAAAAATTTGATCAATTGCGTTTTATGAATCGTTATATGTATTAA
- a CDS encoding transglycosylase domain-containing protein — MLDQIKKWLAKADESYNRWSSTKWVKRLNITTSVLWNLAILLAIIFVASGVFAASVGAGYFASLVDEEKLRTSEEMRDEVYSYEETSELYFDGEVYLGKLRTDLERTETSLDKVSQNAINAVLATEDEYFKEHKGIVPKAIFRGLFQDVSNSDSQTGGSTLTQQLIKNQILTNEVSYERKAKEILLAMRLEKFMTKDEIMEAYLNIIPYGRNSAGTNIAGIETAAKSIFNVPASELNLPQSAFIAGIPKAPFLYTPYQAQGGKLKNDEGLQPGIDRMKTVLFRMKETEYITEEEYKEALAYDIKKDFRKNEPRAYDKYYYVTTELEKRATRIIMDVLAEKDGIDPKTLNENDKLYEEYAILADRAVRADGYRIHSTINKDLYNAQQKAKDNYKTYGTTRNGTIVNNEGEEEEKEFPVQVGSMTIENKTGRILSFVGGRDPEIEKLNHATQAYRSIGSTVKPLLVYGPAIEYGKIGAGSPVVDVKFKKNDNGTMWEPANFIPTSEQGIMPARDALAQSQNLPALRLFAQINDQMPINYMMKSGFTRVEEDENYIPSAALGGGIEGSVEELTNGYAMVANGGKFVPSYMIDRIEDDEGNVIFEHKSKEKEVFTPQTSYILTDMLRDVFKDERGTAGRANGLLKFDADFAGKTGTTQETRDVWLVGYNPNVTMSVWLGYDKEKYSLAEFPNRDLQPSTRVNELWASLMNTSYDAEPKLIGTKKKFKEPDGVVTRSFCAISGLAPGGACAGSGLVISDLFNEKVMVPSKKDDSLTSGSYTTINGSRYAALSSTPREFVISGGTGVSQAFIDRMLAPYGGDASKLFPGSSRFGKVVAGASFNVDGSAPAGVSASLSGNTLTWSNSPSNDVVGYRVYREGSGSPLASISESRGNSYSVSGAGSYYVVAVDITGKQSGKSNIVSIEKEKPKPEPKKDEEESKPAPEENDSSDDKKDEETKPVDDGKKDEEKEQDKEKDKEKDKEKEKEQDKEQDKEKDKDKDKPTEPEEPEEPEEEEEKPKDEE; from the coding sequence GTGCTGGATCAAATTAAAAAATGGCTCGCTAAAGCTGACGAGTCCTACAATAGATGGTCATCAACCAAATGGGTTAAACGCCTGAACATTACAACAAGCGTCCTTTGGAATTTGGCCATCTTGCTGGCTATTATCTTTGTCGCCAGTGGTGTTTTTGCCGCTTCAGTTGGAGCCGGCTATTTTGCTTCGTTAGTCGATGAAGAAAAACTTCGGACTTCTGAAGAAATGCGCGATGAAGTTTACAGCTACGAAGAGACCTCGGAACTTTATTTTGATGGAGAAGTTTACCTCGGGAAACTTCGCACTGACCTGGAACGAACAGAAACCTCTTTAGACAAAGTATCCCAAAATGCCATCAATGCGGTTCTTGCCACAGAAGATGAGTATTTTAAAGAACATAAAGGCATCGTGCCAAAAGCCATTTTCCGCGGACTATTTCAGGACGTATCGAACTCTGACAGCCAGACCGGCGGTTCTACCTTGACGCAGCAGTTGATCAAAAACCAGATTTTGACAAATGAAGTTTCCTATGAACGGAAAGCAAAGGAAATTTTGCTGGCGATGCGCCTTGAAAAATTCATGACAAAAGACGAAATCATGGAAGCATATTTAAATATTATTCCTTACGGCCGAAATTCTGCTGGCACGAATATTGCCGGGATAGAAACGGCAGCTAAAAGCATTTTTAATGTTCCTGCAAGCGAATTGAATTTGCCGCAGTCAGCATTTATTGCCGGTATTCCGAAAGCCCCTTTCCTCTATACTCCTTACCAAGCACAAGGCGGTAAGTTGAAAAATGATGAAGGCCTTCAACCTGGGATCGACCGGATGAAAACTGTTTTGTTCCGCATGAAAGAAACGGAATACATCACAGAAGAAGAGTACAAAGAAGCCCTCGCTTATGATATTAAAAAAGATTTTCGTAAAAACGAACCACGCGCTTACGATAAATACTATTACGTGACTACCGAGCTCGAAAAGCGGGCAACCCGCATCATCATGGATGTTTTAGCGGAAAAAGATGGGATTGACCCTAAAACATTGAACGAAAACGATAAACTTTACGAAGAATACGCTATTCTAGCTGACCGTGCAGTCCGCGCGGACGGCTACCGGATCCATTCCACAATCAACAAAGATTTATACAATGCACAGCAAAAAGCAAAAGATAACTATAAAACGTATGGAACGACTAGAAACGGAACAATTGTCAATAACGAAGGCGAAGAGGAAGAAAAAGAGTTCCCTGTACAAGTCGGAAGTATGACGATTGAAAACAAAACAGGCCGTATATTAAGCTTTGTCGGCGGCCGTGACCCAGAAATCGAAAAATTGAACCATGCAACTCAAGCATACCGCTCAATCGGATCGACAGTAAAACCGTTGCTTGTTTACGGCCCGGCCATTGAATATGGAAAAATTGGCGCCGGCAGCCCGGTAGTCGATGTGAAATTTAAAAAGAACGACAACGGCACTATGTGGGAGCCAGCTAACTTCATCCCGACGAGCGAACAAGGCATCATGCCTGCGCGCGACGCCTTGGCCCAATCCCAAAACTTGCCGGCACTTCGGTTATTCGCTCAAATCAATGACCAAATGCCAATCAACTATATGATGAAATCCGGTTTCACTAGAGTTGAGGAAGACGAAAACTACATCCCTTCTGCTGCACTGGGCGGCGGGATTGAAGGATCCGTTGAAGAACTTACAAACGGTTATGCAATGGTAGCCAATGGCGGGAAATTTGTCCCGTCCTACATGATTGATAGAATTGAAGACGATGAAGGCAACGTAATTTTTGAACACAAGTCAAAAGAAAAAGAAGTATTCACACCTCAAACTTCTTATATTTTGACAGACATGCTCCGGGATGTATTTAAAGATGAGCGTGGAACAGCAGGCCGCGCAAACGGCCTACTGAAATTCGACGCCGACTTTGCCGGTAAAACGGGTACAACCCAAGAAACAAGAGATGTTTGGCTTGTCGGCTACAATCCGAACGTTACTATGAGCGTTTGGCTTGGATACGATAAAGAAAAATATTCATTGGCAGAATTCCCTAACCGGGATTTGCAGCCTTCCACCCGAGTAAACGAGTTGTGGGCAAGCTTGATGAATACGTCCTATGATGCCGAACCAAAACTAATCGGCACGAAAAAGAAATTCAAAGAACCTGATGGCGTTGTTACTCGTTCATTCTGCGCAATTTCTGGCCTCGCTCCAGGCGGTGCATGTGCAGGCAGCGGACTTGTAATATCTGATTTATTCAATGAAAAAGTTATGGTTCCTTCTAAAAAGGATGATAGCTTAACTTCTGGATCTTACACAACGATCAACGGCAGCCGTTATGCTGCACTTTCCAGCACACCAAGAGAATTTGTGATTAGTGGAGGCACTGGCGTTTCCCAAGCATTTATTGACCGAATGCTTGCACCGTACGGAGGCGACGCCAGCAAATTGTTCCCTGGAAGTTCCCGCTTTGGAAAAGTGGTTGCAGGCGCTTCCTTTAATGTCGATGGCTCTGCTCCTGCTGGGGTCAGTGCGTCGTTGAGCGGCAACACCTTGACTTGGAGCAACTCACCTTCGAATGACGTTGTCGGGTATCGCGTATACAGAGAAGGCAGCGGCTCTCCTCTCGCTTCTATTTCAGAATCCAGAGGAAATTCGTATAGCGTTTCTGGTGCCGGCAGCTATTATGTAGTAGCCGTCGATATTACCGGGAAACAATCAGGGAAATCCAATATAGTAAGCATAGAAAAAGAAAAACCAAAACCTGAACCGAAAAAAGATGAAGAAGAATCAAAACCAGCACCGGAAGAAAACGATTCTTCTGACGATAAAAAAGATGAAGAAACCAAACCGGTTGACGATGGCAAGAAAGACGAAGAAAAAGAACAAGACAAAGAAAAAGATAAAGAAAAAGATAAAGAAAAAGAAAAAGAACAAGATAAAGAACAAGATAAAGAAAAAGATAAAGACAAAGATAAACCAACAGAGCCTGAAGAACCCGAAGAGCCTGAAGAGGAAGAAGAAAAACCAAAAGACGAAGAATAA